The Acidobacteriota bacterium genome has a window encoding:
- a CDS encoding transposase produces MMTEDAPQGNYLLRKVFNGLRWIVRGGSSWRMLPHAVSPWAVVHQQPQHWFKVKVFAAIAHDCELSDGSPLAGRTCRWLRSSTVGTAIND; encoded by the coding sequence TTGATGACCGAAGACGCTCCGCAAGGCAATTATCTATTGCGCAAGGTCTTCAACGGCCTGCGCTGGATAGTGCGAGGCGGCTCGTCCTGGCGAATGCTGCCGCACGCTGTGTCGCCCTGGGCTGTTGTCCACCAGCAACCGCAACATTGGTTCAAAGTCAAAGTCTTTGCAGCGATCGCCCACGACTGCGAACTGTCTGACGGATCGCCGCTGGCCGGCAGGACGTGCCGATGGCTGCGATCTTCGACAGTCGGCACTGCAATCAATGATTGA
- a CDS encoding B12-binding domain-containing radical SAM protein, with amino-acid sequence MRLTLVHPCIGRRVRQPYIRAWQMEPLAPATLAGLTPRDVEVKFYDDRMERIPYDEPTDLVAMSVETYTAKRAYQIASEYRRRGVPVVMGGFHPTLVPEEASEYAESIVVGEAEGLWPQVLDDFRAGRLQCVYKQAQRPSLCGLRPDRSIFAGKRYLPVGLVEAGRGCHFRCEFCAIQSYFNSTQTRRPVAEIIEEINQVKKPLIFFVDDNITSNMEQAKEFFRALIPLKIRWVSQASINAAHDEEFLQLIKASGCQGLLIGFESLNPDNLRKMHKSFNTMKGGYEQALANLRRHGIRLYVTFILGYDDDDGDTLQTTLEFAMRHKFYIVAFNHLTPFPGTPLYERLEREGRLLYDKWWLHPEYRYGMVPFVPRGMSAELVKQRCIEARQAFYSLPSIFKRSLDPQVNAGNWFMWSSFFTINLMFRGEVMQRKDYPLGDEAYKGELLKVGAPILGAQASLPAMKEAAQRSAKASRSPNVSTT; translated from the coding sequence ATGAGACTGACGCTCGTACATCCTTGCATCGGACGCCGCGTGAGGCAGCCCTACATACGCGCGTGGCAAATGGAGCCGCTCGCGCCCGCGACATTGGCGGGGCTGACGCCGCGTGACGTAGAGGTCAAATTCTATGACGACCGGATGGAGCGCATCCCTTATGACGAACCGACCGATCTGGTGGCGATGAGCGTCGAGACCTATACCGCCAAACGCGCCTATCAAATCGCATCGGAATACCGGCGGCGCGGCGTGCCGGTGGTGATGGGCGGGTTTCATCCGACGCTGGTGCCCGAAGAAGCCAGCGAATATGCCGAAAGCATCGTCGTGGGCGAGGCCGAAGGATTGTGGCCGCAGGTGCTGGATGATTTTCGGGCAGGCCGTCTGCAATGTGTTTACAAACAGGCGCAGCGCCCATCGTTATGCGGCCTGCGGCCTGATCGTTCGATCTTCGCGGGCAAGCGTTATCTGCCCGTCGGCTTGGTCGAAGCCGGACGCGGCTGTCATTTCCGTTGCGAGTTCTGCGCGATTCAGTCTTATTTCAACAGCACACAAACGCGCCGTCCCGTGGCCGAGATCATCGAAGAGATCAACCAGGTCAAGAAGCCGCTGATCTTTTTTGTGGACGACAACATCACCTCCAATATGGAACAGGCCAAGGAGTTTTTCCGCGCCCTGATTCCGCTCAAGATTCGCTGGGTGTCGCAAGCCAGCATCAACGCCGCGCACGATGAAGAGTTTCTGCAACTCATCAAAGCCAGCGGCTGCCAGGGCCTGTTGATCGGCTTTGAATCGCTCAACCCAGACAACCTGCGCAAGATGCACAAGTCGTTCAACACGATGAAAGGCGGCTATGAACAGGCGCTGGCGAATTTGCGCCGACATGGCATTCGTCTGTATGTGACGTTTATTTTGGGCTATGACGATGACGATGGCGACACGCTGCAAACGACGCTGGAATTCGCCATGCGCCACAAGTTTTATATCGTCGCCTTTAATCACCTGACCCCGTTTCCCGGCACGCCGCTGTATGAACGGCTCGAACGCGAGGGGCGCTTGCTGTATGACAAATGGTGGCTGCATCCCGAATACCGTTACGGCATGGTGCCGTTTGTGCCGCGCGGCATGAGCGCCGAACTGGTCAAGCAGCGTTGCATCGAAGCGCGCCAGGCGTTTTACAGCCTGCCTTCGATTTTCAAACGCAGCCTTGACCCGCAGGTAAACGCGGGTAATTGGTTTATGTGGTCGAGCTTTTTCACGATCAACCTGATGTTTCGCGGCGAGGTCATGCAGCGCAAAGATTATCCGCTGGGCGATGAGGCGTATAAGGGCGAGTTGCTAAAGGTGGGAGCGCCTATCCTGGGAGCGCAGGCATCCTTGCCTGCTATGAAAGAAGCCGCGCAGCGCTCCGCCAAGGCCAGCAGGAGCCCCAACGTATCGACCACCTGA
- a CDS encoding B12-binding domain-containing radical SAM protein, with amino-acid sequence MEASAKQVAPNSTNKLRIKLLSPRGPLYRHRGGIWKKTMRYAPLTLTTLAALIPPDIPHEVSVLDEGIDEIRPDEIDADLVGISAITGTAPRAYEIAAQLRKRNIPVVLGGVHPTLLPHEAQQHADALVVGYAEESWPQLLRDFVAGRMQKRYDQSPTLSLANLPLPKRELFDTNLVNVAHTIEATRGCIYQCDFCVVPAAWGKPIQKPVADVIADIRQMGARRLIFLDLNLIADLEYAKELFTALIPLKLKWGGLATTTIAWDDELLDLAARSGCRGLLLGFESLSQASLDETKKSFNMRRDYHFVVRQLHARGIAIMGCFVFGFDHDTLDTFDETVDFVMEAKVDLPRYAIQVPFPGTGVYKRLLAEGRINTQNWSLYDGQHVVYQPKQMTAEQLLQNTGRAWRKTYSYGSILKRLAGARTQLPVALSANLGYRFYAYHLDKFYTCDWQLGLQS; translated from the coding sequence ATGGAAGCCAGCGCCAAGCAGGTTGCGCCGAATTCAACGAACAAGCTGCGGATCAAATTGCTCTCGCCGCGTGGCCCGCTGTATCGCCATCGCGGCGGCATTTGGAAAAAGACGATGCGCTATGCGCCGCTGACGCTGACGACGCTGGCGGCGCTGATCCCGCCTGACATTCCGCACGAAGTCAGCGTGCTTGACGAAGGCATTGATGAGATCCGCCCGGACGAAATTGATGCTGACTTGGTGGGCATCAGCGCAATTACCGGCACCGCGCCGCGCGCCTATGAAATCGCCGCGCAGTTGCGCAAACGCAATATCCCCGTCGTGCTCGGCGGCGTCCATCCAACGCTGCTGCCGCACGAAGCGCAACAACACGCCGATGCGCTGGTTGTCGGTTATGCCGAAGAATCCTGGCCGCAATTGTTGCGCGATTTCGTCGCGGGCCGTATGCAAAAACGCTACGACCAAAGCCCCACGCTGAGCCTCGCCAATCTGCCGTTGCCGAAACGCGAACTGTTCGACACCAATCTGGTCAACGTCGCGCACACCATCGAAGCGACGCGCGGCTGCATCTATCAGTGCGATTTCTGTGTCGTCCCGGCGGCCTGGGGCAAGCCGATTCAGAAACCCGTCGCCGATGTCATCGCCGACATTCGCCAGATGGGTGCGCGGCGCTTGATCTTTCTCGACTTGAATCTGATCGCCGATCTGGAATACGCCAAAGAACTGTTCACCGCGCTGATTCCGCTGAAGCTCAAGTGGGGCGGATTGGCGACGACAACAATTGCCTGGGATGATGAATTGCTCGATCTGGCCGCGCGCAGCGGTTGCCGGGGGCTTTTGCTGGGGTTTGAATCGCTCTCGCAAGCTTCGCTCGATGAAACCAAGAAGTCGTTCAACATGCGGCGCGATTACCATTTCGTCGTGCGGCAATTGCACGCGCGCGGCATTGCGATCATGGGCTGTTTCGTCTTCGGCTTCGATCACGACACGTTGGATACGTTTGATGAGACGGTTGATTTTGTCATGGAAGCCAAAGTGGATTTGCCGCGTTACGCGATTCAGGTGCCCTTCCCCGGCACGGGCGTTTACAAACGGCTGTTGGCTGAAGGCCGCATCAACACGCAAAATTGGAGCCTGTATGACGGCCAGCACGTCGTCTATCAACCCAAACAAATGACCGCCGAACAGTTGCTACAAAACACAGGACGCGCCTGGCGCAAGACTTACAGCTACGGCTCGATCCTCAAACGCTTGGCGGGCGCGCGCACGCAATTGCCGGTCGCGCTGTCGGCCAACCTGGGCTATCGCTTTTACGCCTATCACCTCGACAAGTTTTATACCTGCGATTGGCAATTGGGTTTGCAATCGTAG
- a CDS encoding DNA mismatch repair protein MutS: protein MNSETPPAFITDPLAEYTNRLAARRARVAAEEARSQTLWKWRRIVFVIGLATLAIGFAGWLSAWWLALPVVVFIALMVKHQQMREAKAEAERAVQFYEYCLSRLDEQQLSWAGRGNLGARFANPQHPYAEDLDLFGQGSLFELLCTARTRAGEERLAGWLLAPTSIPEINQRQQAVDELRAKLDLREDLALLGEEMRTGIHHTELAAWGNGTPTFTSRGIQLCALLLSLFALPAVALWFVYGWGQLAFAALLLLTLFLLRVRADVAHAISAVERPSRDLKLLVQLLARFEQERFVSPRLKQLRAELEAEGLSPSQQIARLHRLCERLDWTRNQLVAPLAFVLLIPVHIALGIERWRARYGRQIARWLDALAELEALNSLAGYAYEHPDDPFPELVEGVCCYEGTQLGHPLIPAARCVRNDVRLDAQNQLLIISGSNMSGKSTLMRTVGVNVVLALAGAPVRAKRLRLARLNVGASIHILDSLQAGASRFYAEITRLRQIVELTRHELPLLFLLDEILSGTNSHDRAIGASAVVKGLVARGALGLVTTHDLALTRMEADLNGRARNVHFQDELKDGQMYFDYHMHAGVVERSNALELMRAIGLEV, encoded by the coding sequence ATGAACAGTGAAACGCCACCGGCCTTCATAACCGATCCTCTTGCCGAATACACTAACCGTCTCGCTGCACGCCGCGCCCGCGTCGCCGCCGAAGAGGCCCGTAGCCAAACGCTCTGGAAATGGCGGCGTATCGTCTTCGTCATTGGCCTCGCCACCCTGGCCATCGGGTTTGCAGGCTGGTTATCAGCTTGGTGGCTGGCGTTGCCAGTCGTCGTGTTCATCGCGCTGATGGTCAAGCATCAGCAAATGCGCGAGGCCAAAGCCGAAGCGGAACGTGCAGTGCAATTTTATGAATACTGCCTCTCGCGCCTGGATGAGCAGCAACTCAGTTGGGCTGGGCGCGGTAATCTGGGCGCGCGTTTCGCCAATCCGCAGCACCCTTATGCAGAAGACCTGGATTTGTTCGGGCAGGGTTCGCTGTTTGAATTGCTGTGCACGGCGCGCACCCGCGCAGGCGAAGAGCGGCTGGCCGGTTGGCTGCTCGCCCCTACGTCTATCCCAGAGATCAACCAACGCCAACAGGCCGTGGACGAATTGCGCGCGAAGTTGGATTTGCGCGAAGACCTGGCTTTGCTGGGTGAAGAGATGCGCACCGGCATTCATCACACAGAGTTGGCGGCGTGGGGCAATGGCACGCCGACGTTTACTTCACGCGGTATTCAGCTTTGCGCGTTGCTGCTGAGCCTGTTCGCCTTGCCGGCGGTGGCGCTGTGGTTTGTGTATGGCTGGGGGCAATTGGCATTTGCGGCGCTGTTGCTGCTGACGCTCTTTCTGCTGCGCGTGCGCGCTGACGTGGCGCACGCCATCAGCGCGGTTGAACGGCCCAGCCGCGATTTGAAATTGCTGGTGCAACTGCTGGCGCGTTTTGAGCAGGAACGCTTTGTTTCGCCACGGCTGAAGCAATTGCGCGCTGAATTGGAGGCCGAAGGGTTGTCACCTTCGCAACAGATCGCGCGCCTGCATCGGCTGTGCGAACGACTGGATTGGACGCGCAATCAACTCGTCGCGCCCCTCGCCTTTGTGCTGCTGATACCGGTGCATATTGCGCTGGGCATCGAACGCTGGCGCGCCAGATATGGACGCCAGATTGCGCGTTGGCTGGATGCGTTGGCTGAATTGGAAGCATTGAATTCGCTGGCCGGGTACGCTTACGAGCATCCCGATGATCCGTTCCCGGAGTTAGTCGAAGGCGTGTGTTGCTATGAAGGCACACAGCTTGGGCATCCGCTGATTCCGGCGGCGCGTTGTGTGCGCAATGATGTCCGGCTTGACGCGCAAAACCAATTGCTGATCATCAGCGGTTCGAATATGTCCGGCAAAAGCACGCTGATGCGCACGGTCGGTGTCAATGTCGTGCTGGCGCTCGCCGGGGCGCCGGTGCGGGCCAAACGTTTGCGGTTGGCACGGCTGAACGTTGGGGCTTCGATTCATATTCTGGATTCGCTGCAGGCGGGCGCCTCGCGTTTCTATGCCGAGATCACACGCTTGCGGCAAATCGTCGAATTGACTCGCCACGAATTGCCGCTGCTGTTTTTGCTGGATGAAATTCTGAGCGGCACCAATTCGCACGACCGCGCGATTGGGGCGAGCGCCGTGGTCAAAGGGCTGGTCGCACGCGGCGCGCTAGGCCTGGTGACGACGCACGATCTGGCGCTGACACGTATGGAAGCGGACCTGAATGGGCGCGCGCGCAATGTGCATTTCCAGGATGAATTGAAAGACGGCCAGATGTATTTCGATTACCACATGCACGCGGGCGTCGTCGAACGCAGCAATGCATTGGAATTGATGCGCGCCATCGGTTTGGAAGTCTGA
- a CDS encoding nucleotidyl transferase AbiEii/AbiGii toxin family protein, protein MTNPNLNDESLTGRVAGLSAVARATIRRQSSPEAQSISTDDGLAAALQIAEIAQREGVACALAGGIAMHLYGFTRATTDVDLIAAAVLSLEATRNLTFGGVTYPAKVGERVINVDWIVRDDDTAEVYQAALADAVSSGVGLPVVTPEWLVIMKKLADRGKDYLDLLWLLRQDGLVDRDKVAQLLRVLFGRGAYWPIQDMKSLYLEADLMRAKDERDESDPASVIKS, encoded by the coding sequence ATGACAAACCCAAATCTCAACGATGAATCTTTAACGGGCCGTGTCGCGGGTTTATCCGCCGTCGCACGCGCCACTATCCGCCGCCAAAGTTCGCCCGAAGCGCAATCCATCTCGACCGATGATGGACTGGCCGCCGCTTTGCAGATTGCCGAGATTGCCCAGCGCGAAGGCGTCGCGTGCGCGTTGGCAGGCGGCATCGCCATGCACTTGTACGGCTTCACGCGGGCGACGACGGATGTGGATTTGATCGCGGCGGCGGTACTGAGCTTGGAAGCCACCCGCAACTTGACCTTTGGCGGCGTAACTTATCCAGCCAAAGTGGGCGAGCGCGTGATTAACGTGGACTGGATCGTGCGCGACGACGACACGGCAGAAGTTTATCAGGCAGCGCTCGCCGACGCTGTGTCTTCGGGTGTAGGACTGCCGGTCGTTACTCCTGAATGGCTAGTCATCATGAAAAAGCTGGCTGACCGCGGGAAAGATTATCTCGACCTGCTTTGGCTGTTACGCCAGGATGGGCTGGTTGACCGCGATAAAGTAGCACAGTTATTACGCGTGCTCTTTGGGCGCGGCGCCTACTGGCCCATTCAGGATATGAAAAGCCTTTATCTGGAAGCTGACCTCATGCGGGCCAAAGACGAACGTGATGAAAGTGACCCGGCTTCAGTCATCAAATCATAA
- a CDS encoding prolyl oligopeptidase family serine peptidase, producing the protein MRKTHLLIALFAVPALFGITQQRAASAQSPGFTVEQVLSAPFASDLIAAPTGERIAWVFNIEGKRNIWVADGPDFKARQLTQFNDDDGQELLTPAFTHDGKWIVFVRGGEENQAGEIPNPTSDPGGTLQAIYAVNVDKGNIVPVALGNDPVVSPAVEADNKVVYSRNGKLWLNTIGADPKKAEPLFSARGNLGSAQWSPDGKQLAFVSNRNDHSFIGIYDLAKEQLRYLAPTLDRDSYPRWSPDGKRLAFVRQPTRGTARRTQGEEQPDPWAIWVADVATLKAKEIWRSGNKLDDSLPRWAGSDVIQWAADEQIVFRSEMDGWMHLYAVSANGGEAKLLTLGQCEVEQIALIPDKQTIVFSSNYQHIDGRRLWRIGVNGDDLEQMVMTGIQWNPIPIGKSSKLAYFDSNAQLPARVKIADLQTPRAIFRPKTPSVEELKDTGAITELPNPRFYLQLISPEVVTFKAADGLDIHGQLFLPKDAKPGEKLPAVIFSHGGPMRQMLLGWHSMYYYHNTYAFNQFLASRGYAVLSVNYRGGIGYGRAFREAAKRGGRGASEYQDIVAGAQYLRGRADIDVNRIGLWGGSYGGFLTALGLARNSDLFAAGVDIHGVHDWASRITGGEASDRDAVKIARDSSPMYAVEKWRAPVLLIHGDDDRNVAFNQTTELARRLREQKVEFEQLVFPDEVHDFLLHRTWVAAFNAAFDFLERKLKNAKPRQTSSIGNPGNHLAPAQPNQTRSPFNLAKVKSAHRLKAPTGRHTKAQGNALGKRNITSEALKGRNNAAWSANQLSILRPFRAASFHHTRTQGIALGYPIAPRWGFLKIEKSTRTKTIAPKPNRAALQQQPTQPTRVDLLIRNGRLLDGSGANETRADLGITGDRITFIGDASQANLKATRTIDATGLVIAPGFIDPHTHADEDLSNAQRKANLNYLLQGVTTVVIGSDGRSPLPIGKKLDQLNAQGIGTNAIQLVGHGSVRGAVLGAADIAPTAEQLEKMRALVKQAMDDGAFGMSTGLYYAPGSFAKTEEVIELAKVVAARGGIYDSHMRDESSYNIGLLGSIEEVIRIGREAKLPVHISHIKALGVDVWGQSKDAIALIEKARAAGINITANQYPYTASGTSLTDSLVPRWAEAGGNAEMLKRLDDPAIRPRLVKEMEENMRRRGGANSLLITSGRNRALTGKRLDEIAKAAGKSPVEAAIDIIKTGGASVASFNMNEQDIEAFMKQPWVMTGSDGSGGHPRKYGTYPRKLNDYVLKRGVISLPRFIQASSAQVAETFGVKARGALRTGYFADVVVFDEKAVAETATYEQPEKLAVGMKFVVVNGKLAVEDGKYTGALAGRALRKTTNGE; encoded by the coding sequence ATGCGCAAGACTCATCTGCTCATCGCCTTGTTCGCGGTGCCCGCTTTGTTTGGCATAACACAACAGCGTGCAGCTTCGGCCCAATCGCCTGGCTTCACGGTCGAACAAGTGCTGAGTGCGCCCTTCGCTTCCGACTTGATCGCCGCGCCAACAGGTGAACGCATCGCCTGGGTCTTCAACATCGAAGGCAAGCGCAACATCTGGGTTGCTGACGGGCCGGATTTCAAAGCGCGCCAGTTGACGCAATTCAACGACGATGACGGGCAGGAATTGCTCACGCCCGCCTTCACGCATGATGGAAAGTGGATCGTCTTTGTGCGCGGTGGCGAAGAGAACCAGGCTGGCGAAATCCCCAATCCGACCAGCGATCCCGGCGGCACCTTGCAAGCGATCTATGCCGTCAATGTTGACAAGGGCAATATCGTGCCCGTTGCGCTCGGCAATGATCCGGTCGTTTCGCCTGCGGTTGAAGCCGATAACAAAGTCGTATACAGCCGCAACGGCAAGCTCTGGCTCAACACGATTGGCGCTGATCCGAAAAAGGCCGAACCGCTGTTTAGCGCACGCGGCAATCTGGGTTCGGCGCAATGGTCGCCCGATGGCAAGCAACTGGCCTTCGTCAGCAATCGCAACGATCACAGCTTCATCGGCATTTACGACTTGGCAAAGGAGCAGTTGCGCTATCTCGCGCCCACGCTTGACCGTGACAGCTATCCGCGCTGGTCGCCGGATGGCAAACGCCTCGCCTTTGTGCGCCAACCCACGCGCGGCACCGCACGGCGCACGCAAGGCGAAGAGCAACCTGATCCTTGGGCGATTTGGGTGGCAGACGTGGCGACATTGAAAGCCAAAGAAATTTGGCGCAGCGGCAACAAACTAGACGATTCGTTGCCGCGCTGGGCGGGCAGCGATGTGATTCAGTGGGCGGCGGATGAACAGATTGTGTTTCGGTCGGAGATGGATGGGTGGATGCATTTGTATGCCGTCTCAGCCAACGGTGGCGAAGCGAAATTGCTGACGCTGGGCCAATGCGAGGTTGAACAAATCGCGCTGATACCGGATAAACAGACAATTGTTTTCTCATCAAACTATCAACACATTGATGGAAGACGTTTATGGCGTATAGGTGTGAACGGTGATGATCTTGAGCAAATGGTTATGACAGGGATTCAGTGGAACCCAATACCCATTGGCAAGAGTTCCAAACTCGCGTATTTCGATTCGAACGCCCAACTCCCTGCCCGGGTAAAGATTGCTGATTTGCAAACGCCTCGCGCAATCTTTAGACCCAAAACCCCTTCGGTTGAAGAGTTGAAAGATACTGGTGCCATAACTGAGCTTCCCAATCCCCGTTTTTATCTACAGCTAATTTCACCTGAAGTAGTTACATTCAAAGCCGCCGACGGCCTCGACATTCACGGCCAACTCTTCTTACCCAAAGACGCCAAGCCCGGCGAAAAGCTGCCCGCTGTCATCTTCTCGCACGGCGGCCCGATGCGGCAGATGCTGTTGGGCTGGCATTCGATGTATTACTACCACAACACCTATGCGTTTAATCAGTTCCTGGCGAGCCGGGGTTATGCGGTGCTGTCGGTCAACTATCGTGGGGGCATCGGCTACGGACGCGCCTTTCGTGAGGCAGCCAAACGTGGCGGACGCGGGGCGTCTGAATACCAAGACATCGTCGCGGGCGCGCAGTATTTGCGTGGACGCGCGGACATTGACGTCAATCGCATCGGCCTGTGGGGCGGCAGTTATGGCGGCTTCCTGACGGCGCTCGGCCTGGCACGCAACTCCGATCTGTTTGCCGCTGGCGTAGACATCCACGGCGTCCACGATTGGGCCTCGCGCATCACCGGCGGCGAGGCCAGCGACCGCGACGCCGTAAAGATCGCGCGTGACTCATCGCCGATGTATGCGGTCGAGAAATGGCGCGCGCCGGTCTTGTTGATTCACGGCGACGACGACCGCAACGTCGCCTTTAACCAAACGACCGAACTCGCGCGGCGCTTGCGCGAACAGAAAGTCGAATTCGAGCAGTTGGTCTTCCCCGATGAAGTGCACGATTTTCTGCTGCATCGGACTTGGGTCGCCGCCTTCAACGCAGCCTTTGATTTCCTCGAACGCAAGTTGAAGAACGCGAAGCCGCGTCAGACAAGTTCAATCGGCAACCCAGGCAACCATCTTGCGCCCGCTCAACCAAACCAAACCAGGTCGCCTTTCAATTTAGCGAAGGTGAAATCGGCGCATCGTCTAAAAGCCCCAACGGGGCGACATACGAAAGCCCAGGGCAACGCCCTGGGTAAGCGCAACATAACGAGCGAAGCCCTGAAAGGGCGAAATAATGCGGCTTGGTCTGCGAACCAACTGAGCATATTGCGCCCTTTCAGGGCTGCCAGTTTCCACCATACAAGAACCCAGGGCATTGCCCTGGGTTATCCAATTGCGCCCCGTTGGGGCTTTCTGAAGATCGAAAAATCCACACGAACCAAAACTATCGCTCCCAAACCCAATCGCGCGGCGCTTCAGCAACAACCCACGCAACCCACCCGCGTTGACCTGCTCATCCGCAACGGCCGTCTGCTCGACGGCTCCGGCGCGAATGAGACCCGCGCCGACCTTGGCATCACCGGCGACCGCATCACGTTCATCGGCGACGCCAGCCAAGCCAATCTCAAAGCCACGCGTACCATTGACGCCACCGGCCTCGTCATTGCACCCGGCTTCATTGACCCGCACACACACGCCGACGAAGATCTGTCGAACGCGCAGCGCAAGGCCAATCTCAATTACCTGCTGCAAGGCGTAACCACCGTCGTCATCGGCAGCGATGGCCGTTCGCCGCTGCCCATCGGCAAAAAACTCGATCAACTCAACGCGCAAGGCATCGGCACCAACGCTATCCAACTCGTCGGCCACGGCAGCGTGCGTGGCGCGGTGCTGGGCGCGGCTGACATTGCGCCCACCGCCGAACAACTCGAAAAGATGCGAGCCTTGGTCAAACAGGCGATGGACGACGGCGCCTTCGGCATGTCCACGGGGCTGTATTACGCGCCCGGCAGCTTCGCCAAAACGGAAGAGGTCATCGAACTCGCCAAAGTCGTCGCCGCACGCGGTGGTATTTATGATTCGCACATGCGCGACGAGAGCAGCTACAACATCGGCCTGCTCGGCTCCATCGAAGAGGTCATCCGCATTGGCCGCGAAGCCAAATTGCCTGTCCACATTTCGCACATCAAAGCCCTCGGCGTTGATGTCTGGGGCCAGAGCAAAGACGCCATCGCCCTGATCGAAAAGGCCCGCGCCGCAGGCATCAACATCACGGCCAATCAATATCCCTACACCGCATCAGGCACTTCGCTCACCGACTCGCTCGTCCCGCGCTGGGCCGAAGCGGGCGGCAATGCCGAAATGCTCAAACGCCTCGACGATCCCGCCATTCGCCCGCGCCTCGTCAAAGAAATGGAAGAAAACATGCGGCGGCGCGGTGGCGCGAATTCCCTGCTCATCACGTCGGGCCGCAATCGCGCGCTCACCGGCAAACGGCTCGACGAGATTGCCAAAGCCGCCGGCAAGTCGCCCGTCGAAGCCGCCATTGACATCATCAAAACGGGCGGCGCATCCGTCGCTTCTTTCAACATGAACGAACAGGACATCGAAGCCTTTATGAAACAACCATGGGTGATGACCGGCTCGGACGGTTCGGGCGGCCATCCACGCAAATACGGCACCTATCCGCGCAAGCTCAACGATTACGTCCTCAAACGCGGCGTCATCTCGCTACCCCGCTTCATTCAAGCCAGCAGCGCCCAAGTCGCCGAGACCTTTGGCGTAAAAGCGCGCGGCGCATTACGCACGGGCTATTTCGCCGACGTGGTCGTGTTCGATGAAAAGGCGGTCGCGGAAACGGCGACGTATGAACAACCGGAGAAGCTGGCCGTCGGGATGAAGTTTGTCGTGGTGAATGGGAAGCTGGCGGTGGAAGACGGCAAGTATACGGGCGCGCTCGCCGGGCGGGCGTTGCGCAAAACGACCAACGGCGAATAA
- a CDS encoding Uma2 family endonuclease, translating to MALAKSVLERMQTAANEHQQSVVLREVIPSLENGDRLTRVEFERRYRAMPPHIRAELIEGEVHMSSPVRHKHHGGPHFRLGGWIVNYVEATAGTDGSDNETVRLDLDNEPQPDVVLFLLPEVGGQMRLSADGYLEGAPELAIEVAASTVSIDLHAKLRAYRRNGVREYLVWRVEDAVLDWFRLEEGEYVPMRADARGILHSQCFPGLWLDTRAVIKGDLKKLLATLRHGLASKEHAAFVKQLKARRRGKAK from the coding sequence ATGGCATTGGCAAAATCAGTTCTCGAACGGATGCAGACTGCCGCCAACGAACATCAGCAGTCCGTGGTGTTGCGCGAAGTCATTCCCTCGCTGGAAAACGGCGACCGGCTGACGCGCGTGGAATTTGAACGCCGTTATCGCGCGATGCCGCCGCACATACGCGCTGAACTCATTGAAGGAGAGGTTCATATGTCTTCCCCAGTCAGACACAAACACCACGGTGGGCCGCACTTTCGCTTGGGCGGCTGGATTGTGAATTACGTTGAAGCAACGGCAGGCACGGATGGCAGTGATAACGAGACCGTGCGGCTTGATTTGGATAACGAGCCGCAGCCTGATGTCGTGCTGTTTTTGTTGCCCGAAGTTGGCGGACAAATGCGGCTTAGTGCGGACGGTTATCTGGAGGGCGCGCCGGAACTCGCCATCGAAGTCGCCGCCAGCACGGTCTCGATTGATCTGCACGCCAAGTTGCGTGCTTACCGCCGCAACGGCGTGCGCGAATATCTGGTCTGGCGGGTTGAAGACGCGGTGTTGGATTGGTTTCGTCTGGAAGAAGGCGAGTATGTGCCAATGCGGGCCGATGCGCGTGGCATTTTGCACAGCCAATGTTTCCCCGGTTTGTGGCTTGATACGCGGGCCGTTATCAAGGGCGATTTGAAAAAGTTGCTGGCGACCTTGCGACATGGCTTGGCAAGTAAGGAACACGCCGCCTTCGTTAAACAATTAAAAGCGCGGCGGCGCGGCAAGGCCAAATAG